In the genome of Spirochaetia bacterium, one region contains:
- a CDS encoding M3 family oligoendopeptidase gives MEAHLPRWDLSPIYPSPESGEFLQAIKTCRSGCDELAELIGNEGQLEDVIGTYEKLCDTYETLDAYTYAGFSVATASSVWLSAMAKVDELGVVLHTVGVKFRNYLASKKEDIILKTAIGGSLESYDYVLSVLLEEQSHQMPEALEDLAGDLNRSGTDSFARLQEALASSTTIDFDGEDLTVTELRNLAFSPDGTIRSRAFDAEVALLRRNEVAYAAALNGVKGATICLDTRHHYGNLARSLEQSRIDQSVMDALVGTLEKNLPAFREYLQAKAHRLGKDSLPFYDLFAPVADAHMEFSFDQAKQFIIRQFSAFDDGMGKFANRAFEEHWIDAEPRKGKVGGAYDTQFPDAGVSRIMCNFDGTYNGVSTMAHELGHAFHDSLTLPLDNLRRSYPMTLAETASIFSEYLVLQGALEEADSQQRLALIEHFCQDACQVCVDILCRYYFEQAVFEERKEGDLTPSRFCQIMVDCQKRTYGELAVYHPYMWAVKGHYYSSERSFYNYPYAFGQLFALGIYAKREELGSRFTATYRKLLSSTGLGDCRSVASMVGCNIADEAFWQSGMDIIIHYIEEFRHAD, from the coding sequence ATGGAAGCACATTTGCCTAGGTGGGATTTGAGTCCGATTTACCCGTCACCTGAAAGTGGAGAATTTCTGCAGGCTATCAAAACATGCAGAAGTGGGTGTGATGAGCTTGCAGAACTGATTGGCAACGAAGGTCAGCTTGAGGATGTAATAGGGACATATGAAAAACTCTGTGATACCTATGAGACATTGGATGCCTATACTTATGCAGGGTTTTCCGTTGCTACAGCATCTTCCGTATGGCTTTCTGCAATGGCAAAAGTGGATGAACTTGGAGTTGTCTTGCATACTGTCGGCGTGAAATTCAGGAATTATCTTGCTTCGAAGAAAGAAGATATAATTCTTAAGACTGCCATCGGCGGATCACTGGAATCCTATGATTATGTTCTTTCCGTTCTGCTTGAGGAACAATCCCACCAGATGCCGGAAGCTTTGGAAGATTTGGCAGGGGACCTGAATCGGAGCGGTACCGATTCTTTTGCCAGGTTGCAGGAAGCCTTGGCAAGCAGTACTACCATTGATTTTGATGGAGAGGATCTGACTGTTACCGAATTGAGGAACTTGGCATTTTCTCCTGACGGAACAATACGCAGTCGGGCATTTGATGCAGAGGTTGCCTTGCTCAGACGTAATGAGGTGGCTTATGCTGCTGCGCTTAATGGTGTAAAGGGTGCTACTATCTGTTTGGATACACGGCATCATTACGGCAACTTGGCAAGGTCACTGGAACAATCGAGGATTGACCAGTCCGTGATGGACGCCCTTGTCGGTACTTTGGAAAAAAATCTTCCTGCTTTCAGGGAATATCTGCAGGCAAAGGCCCATAGATTAGGAAAGGACAGCCTTCCGTTCTATGATCTTTTTGCTCCTGTTGCTGATGCACATATGGAATTTTCCTTTGACCAGGCCAAGCAGTTCATCATCAGGCAATTCTCGGCTTTTGATGACGGTATGGGTAAGTTTGCCAACAGGGCATTTGAGGAACATTGGATTGATGCGGAACCTCGTAAAGGGAAGGTCGGAGGAGCCTATGACACCCAATTCCCTGACGCAGGGGTGAGCAGGATCATGTGCAACTTTGACGGTACTTACAATGGGGTTTCTACGATGGCCCACGAACTTGGCCATGCTTTCCATGATTCCCTTACATTGCCCTTGGACAACCTGAGGAGAAGCTATCCTATGACGTTGGCTGAAACGGCTTCTATCTTCAGCGAGTATCTGGTACTTCAGGGGGCATTGGAAGAAGCTGATTCACAGCAAAGGCTTGCCCTGATCGAGCATTTTTGCCAAGATGCCTGTCAAGTCTGTGTGGACATACTCTGCCGATACTATTTTGAACAGGCCGTATTTGAAGAACGGAAAGAGGGGGATCTTACTCCCTCGCGTTTTTGTCAGATCATGGTTGATTGCCAGAAACGTACCTATGGGGAACTTGCCGTATACCATCCGTATATGTGGGCAGTAAAGGGCCATTACTATTCCAGTGAACGGTCTTTCTATAATTATCCCTATGCTTTCGGCCAGCTTTTTGCCTTGGGTATCTATGCAAAAAGGGAAGAACTCGGCAGCCGTTTTACTGCAACCTACAGAAAATTGCTGTCTTCCACAGGGTTGGGAGATTGCAGGAGTGTTGCTTCCATGGTCGGCTGCAATATTGCAGATGAGGCTTTCTGGCAGAGTGGCATGGATATAATCATTCACTATATAGAGGAATTCAGGCATGCAGATTGA
- a CDS encoding sugar ABC transporter permease, with the protein MSKKNSKEVLYSVLILLPSIILVGIFVYGFIGNTIYSSMTDWHGMAQNPVKNFIGLKNYKSLFTGITQSGFRQDLVNTVFYSLLLLAGTLIIGLLLAILLDRRVRHEGIYRTIFLYPMSLSFVVSGTVWRWLVSPSGGLNAIPTWFGGKQGTFQWTSSKQQVLQFNWQHIWKVLAIVFLIIFTCLFINAILHHVKKSARNNGIIIAALAIFIIFISPKLPPALAMKESHGFNLATIGIITAGVWQYAGYAMALYLAGLRGLSGSIKESAKLDGANEFTYYWKIAIPNLKPITMSAVVIMSHISLKMFDLIYAMAGTDNEFTGHPSIRMYTTTFRANKLALGSAMAVILFIFAALFIIPYMVRSHRERVA; encoded by the coding sequence ATGAGTAAAAAAAATAGCAAGGAAGTCCTTTATTCTGTTTTGATTCTGCTTCCTTCCATCATACTCGTCGGGATTTTTGTCTATGGATTCATAGGTAACACTATTTATTCCTCAATGACAGACTGGCATGGTATGGCACAGAATCCGGTAAAAAACTTCATCGGACTGAAAAACTACAAATCACTGTTCACGGGTATTACACAATCTGGCTTCCGCCAGGATCTTGTGAATACAGTCTTCTATTCATTGCTTCTGCTTGCAGGTACTTTGATCATCGGTCTGCTGCTGGCAATCTTATTGGACCGCAGGGTCAGACACGAAGGAATCTATCGGACTATTTTCCTGTATCCCATGTCGCTGTCTTTTGTTGTCAGCGGTACAGTCTGGAGATGGCTGGTCTCCCCAAGCGGCGGTCTCAACGCCATTCCCACATGGTTTGGAGGCAAACAAGGTACGTTCCAATGGACAAGCAGCAAACAGCAAGTACTGCAGTTCAACTGGCAACATATTTGGAAGGTCCTTGCAATCGTGTTCCTTATTATTTTTACCTGCCTCTTTATAAATGCAATATTGCATCACGTAAAAAAAAGCGCAAGGAACAATGGCATCATCATTGCCGCATTGGCAATATTTATCATTTTCATCAGTCCTAAACTTCCTCCTGCCCTTGCCATGAAGGAATCGCATGGTTTCAACTTGGCAACCATCGGTATCATCACTGCTGGAGTCTGGCAATATGCAGGATATGCAATGGCATTGTATCTTGCAGGCTTACGAGGTCTTTCAGGAAGCATCAAGGAAAGCGCAAAACTAGATGGAGCAAATGAATTTACCTATTATTGGAAAATTGCAATACCGAACCTGAAACCCATCACCATGAGCGCCGTGGTCATCATGTCACACATCTCATTGAAAATGTTCGACCTTATATATGCCATGGCCGGCACCGACAATGAATTTACAGGCCATCCGTCCATAAGGATGTATACGACAACCTTCAGGGCAAACAAACTGGCACTGGGCAGTGCAATGGCAGTGATCCTGTTCATTTTTGCAGCCCTGTTCATCATCCCGTACATGGTACGGTCTCATAGGGAAAGGGTAGCATGA
- a CDS encoding class I SAM-dependent RNA methyltransferase encodes MQIDIAKMVEGGKGLGFLSSGKAVLVKGALPGETVRITVENEGASYCNASVLEVIVPSSHRVKPQCPFYGRCGGCDLQHVATAYQAELKQQIVMDNLCRLGHVDPDHLDIQDWADGPGFGYRNRVRFHFDFADGTAGFLSEQSNDLVAVDHCPVLCDSLDRLLKEKKDLLKSAARDSMFKGQTGKGKFIEIPAFAGDDGISFGDRIVHVKVADHTYAVTSQVFFQSNRFLLASLLKYVAGMVPPGRTMDLYSGVGTFSAVLPAGTIAVEKQKACLKLAGINAPQATCFANTVEKWIASHRRTVDTIVVDPPRSGLDRSVPNLLSASEAKRIIYVSCNSVTLSRDVAMLADKGYRLCSIKVFDFNPQTHRTECVAVLNK; translated from the coding sequence ATGCAGATTGACATCGCAAAGATGGTCGAGGGAGGAAAGGGCCTTGGGTTTCTGTCTTCGGGAAAAGCTGTACTTGTGAAGGGAGCACTGCCTGGGGAAACTGTCAGGATAACCGTGGAGAATGAAGGTGCCTCGTATTGCAATGCAAGCGTCCTTGAGGTAATCGTTCCTTCCAGTCACAGGGTAAAACCCCAATGCCCCTTTTATGGCCGTTGCGGGGGCTGTGACCTGCAGCATGTTGCTACTGCCTACCAGGCAGAACTCAAGCAGCAGATTGTCATGGACAACCTTTGCCGGCTTGGACATGTCGATCCTGACCACCTTGACATACAGGACTGGGCCGATGGCCCTGGGTTCGGCTACCGCAACCGTGTACGTTTCCATTTTGATTTTGCTGACGGAACGGCAGGATTTTTGTCGGAACAAAGCAATGATCTTGTTGCTGTTGACCATTGCCCGGTACTTTGTGATTCCCTTGATCGTTTGCTTAAGGAAAAAAAAGACCTGTTGAAATCTGCAGCAAGAGACAGTATGTTCAAAGGTCAAACAGGCAAAGGAAAATTCATTGAGATTCCTGCTTTCGCCGGTGATGACGGCATATCGTTTGGAGACCGGATAGTACATGTGAAGGTCGCTGACCATACCTATGCGGTGACTTCACAAGTCTTTTTCCAGTCAAATCGTTTTTTGCTTGCTTCTTTACTGAAGTATGTTGCTGGTATGGTACCTCCTGGCAGGACGATGGATTTATACAGTGGGGTAGGGACTTTTTCTGCAGTTTTACCAGCTGGGACCATTGCCGTAGAAAAACAGAAAGCTTGCTTGAAACTTGCCGGTATCAATGCACCACAGGCAACCTGCTTTGCAAATACCGTTGAAAAGTGGATTGCATCCCACCGTCGTACGGTCGATACAATCGTTGTCGATCCTCCTCGTTCAGGATTGGACAGATCCGTTCCGAATCTTCTTTCAGCTTCAGAAGCCAAGAGGATTATCTATGTATCCTGCAATTCCGTGACTTTGTCCAGGGATGTGGCAATGCTTGCCGATAAGGGTTATCGGCTTTGCTCCATCAAGGTCTTTGATTTCAATCCCCAGACACATAGGACCGAATGTGTGGCAGTGCTCAATAAATAG
- a CDS encoding carbohydrate ABC transporter permease: MSAQSRKTKHIAFYVVMVLLCVVFLVPMYMALITSFKARETINLTTAWKLPHPFEIVGYQHAITKLAPYLKNSVILTVSGTVISSMLGAINGYIFSKNKFKGSELIFTLLLFGMFIPYQIILIPLFETLTKIHMTGLGGLILAHVIYGIPIVTMLFRNFYDQIPDSILESGRIDGASYFTVFSKLILPLSIPSFVVVGIWQFTQIWNEFLWAICLTSQETNPITVGLSQLAGGQAVAWNDSMAGAIISAIPVLCIYIFLGKYFVQGLLAGSVKE, translated from the coding sequence ATGTCAGCACAAAGCAGAAAAACAAAACATATTGCATTCTACGTAGTGATGGTGCTACTATGTGTCGTCTTCCTAGTCCCGATGTACATGGCCTTGATAACCTCTTTCAAGGCACGGGAAACTATAAATCTGACGACGGCATGGAAACTCCCCCATCCGTTTGAAATTGTAGGTTATCAACATGCTATTACGAAACTTGCCCCATATCTGAAGAACAGTGTCATATTGACCGTCTCAGGTACGGTGATTTCTTCCATGCTAGGAGCCATAAACGGATATATTTTCTCAAAGAACAAATTCAAGGGCAGCGAACTTATCTTTACGTTGCTGCTATTCGGCATGTTCATACCATACCAAATCATCCTGATTCCTCTTTTTGAAACTCTGACAAAGATTCATATGACTGGACTGGGAGGATTGATCCTTGCACACGTCATCTATGGTATCCCGATTGTTACCATGCTGTTCAGGAATTTTTATGACCAGATCCCTGACTCGATATTGGAATCCGGAAGAATTGACGGAGCGAGCTACTTCACTGTCTTTTCGAAACTGATACTTCCTCTCTCGATTCCTTCCTTTGTAGTCGTAGGTATATGGCAGTTCACTCAGATATGGAATGAATTCCTATGGGCAATCTGTCTGACAAGTCAAGAAACGAACCCTATTACCGTCGGTCTGTCACAATTGGCAGGCGGTCAGGCAGTAGCTTGGAACGATTCCATGGCAGGTGCAATTATTTCTGCCATACCTGTATTGTGTATCTATATATTCCTCGGAAAATACTTTGTACAAGGTTTACTTGCAGGTTCCGTCAAGGAATAA